DNA sequence from the Bacteroidota bacterium genome:
ATCAGGAAAAGAAATCTTTTTGTTTTTGAAGAACGTCCCGGATTGGGAATAGGTTTGGCCTGGTGTTTTTTCGAATTTCTTTTTTTCATTCTGCAATTCGCCCACGAACCACTCATCACGGCCGGCAGCGCAATTCCGGCGCTCATCTGTTTTGTGATCTATTGGTTGCGCATCATGAAATATAAAAAACTGATCACGGATGATTCGAAAAAAAATATTTCACCGCCGATTGCAATTCAACAAAATATTTCGCAAACTGCTTATGGAATTTACGGCCCGCAGAATTTCGATGAGTATCACCAGTTCATGGTCAAAGAAAATATTCAATCTTCTACCGATCATTCGAAATGGATTCCGCCGAATCTGAAGCAGAATAAAACCGAAGAGATCGTGAAGAAGGCAGAAAAGAATTCAGATGATCTTTCGAAATGGATGCCCAAACAAAATAAATAAAATGCAATTGCTTCCCGATTATCTCGATCTCACACTCTTCAGGATACTCTGGACAATTTGTTTTTTGTCGTGGCTCATCATCACGCCCCTCTGGCTGATGGCAATGTATCGTTCGCTTGAAACCATAGATCCTGTTGTAAGAAAAATGCCGCCGGCGAATGTGTGGCTTACCATGATCCCGCTTTTCGGTTTTGTGTGGCAATTCATTGTGGCGAACGCGGTGACGGAAGGATTGAAAGAAGAATTCACAAGAAGAGGAGTCATCATCCGCGATTCAAAACCGGGAAATGCATCAGGACTCTCTGCTAATATTTTATTCTGCTGTACACTTATTCCGCTGTTCGGAATTCTTATTGGCGTGGCGAGTTTCATTCCGCGCATCATTCATTTGTTCAGAATTAAAAATTACACTGCACAATTGCAGCACGTGATCGATGTGCAGAATAATTACAATGCAAACGATCAGAACAATTTTGATTGGGAACAATACCGCGAGAATGCAATGGATGCTGTAGCGATGATAAAGAATGAAGACCCGGACAGATTCAAACCGAAACCGGAAGAACCGCAATCGCCGGAAGAAGATATGGACCGGTGGCGGAAAAAATGATTACTGATTTTCAGGTTACAAATTACAAATGAAGAGTTCAGGGCTTAAATTATTAGTACAATTGCCAATGATTTCAACCTGAAATCTGGTCATCTGTCATCACTCCACCCCAATATGTATCAGCGCATCACCCGCATTCACGACCGGCTGATTATTCACTCCCACAACGAATCCATTTTGTGTAGCATGTAATTCGTGCTCTACTTCGCCATACGGATCGCAGATCATTCCGAGCAGTTCACCTTTCCTCACGGCTACTCCGTATTTTTTTGTCGTGTGAAATAAGCCGGAACTTTTTGCACGCAGCCACGTTGTTTTTTTCAGGAACACCGTTTTTTTCTGAGGAACATTTGCTTTGATCATTTTGTAATGATTCAGCACGCGCACACAACCATCCATTCCTTCCTTCACCGAATCATAATCGAAACGATGTGATTCTCCTCCTTCAAAAACAAGAATTTGTTTTCCGAGTTTCGATGCAGCAAGGCGCAATGTATTTTCACGGAACGGCGCATTCAGCACCATCAATGGCGCAAATATTTTTCCGAGTTCCAGATTTTTTTTGTCGTCAAATACACAACGTATCTGCGGATAGTTTGAAATTTTTGCACCACCTGTATGAAAATCAAAACCAAAATCAATTTGCGGAATGATGGATTGCATCAGGTCGTGCGCAATGCGGCTGCCGAGCGAACCGCTCTTAGATCCCGGAAAACAGCGATTGAGATCGCGCCCGTCAGGGAGATCGCGCGTGCCCGCAATGAAAGAAATAATATTGATCACAGGAATAGCGACGATGCAACCACGTTTCGGTTTCTGCACATCTTTCCGTTTGATGAGTTGACGCACTACTTCAATTCCGTTTATTTCATCACCGTGCATTCCCGCAAGAAATAAAACTGTAGGGCCGGGTTCTTTTCCATTGAAAACAAAAACAGGAATTTCAATGAGCGTGTGTGTCGGAAGTTTGTAAATGTTCAGCACCACCTGCGCGTGCTCGCCCGCGGAGATCGTTTGTCCTTGTATTGTGAAGGGTTTTCCCATTGTACATTACACTTGTGCATGAAATTCATTCCGCTCGATGTACTCAATTATTTTTCCGGCAATATCTTCTCCCGTTGCTCCTTCAATTCCTTCGAGTCCGGGAGAAGAATTCACTTCCATCACCAATGGCCCGCGCGCGCCCTGCAACATATCCACGCCCGCGATCGCGAGTCCTAATTTTTTGACGGCTTTTATCGCTGTAGCTTTTTCTTCGGGCGAAAGCTGCAGGAGTGAGGCCGTTCCTCCGCGATGAAGATTGGAACGGAAATCGCCTTCGGCTCCTTGCCTGCGCATCGCTCCTACAATTTGTCCGTCCACGATGAATGCGCGTATGTCGGCGCCTTTTGCTTCTTTGATGAATTCCTGCACGAGAATATTTACTTCCACATCAAGAAAAGCTTCGATCACCGATTTTGCTGAGTTGTGCGTCTCCGCAAGAATTACACCGATGCCTTGTGTTCCTTCGAGTAATTTTATTACCACCGGTGCTCCGCCTACCAATGAAATAACGGAGTCAATATCTTTTGGCGATGATGCGAATGCAGTTTTCGGCATTCCCACTCCTGCCCTTGCGAGTAATTGTAAACTTCTCAATTTATCGCGCGAACGCACGAGCGCCTGCGATTCCACCGTGGAGAAAACATGCATCTGCTCAAATTGACGAACAACTGCCGCTCCGTAAAAAGTGACGCTTGCCCCGATGCGCGGAATTATTGCATCGATGCCGGTGAGTTCTTTTCCCTGGTAATAAACATGCGGACGGCTCGATTCAATGACAAGCACACATTTCTGGTGATCGATGACCAGCATTTCGTGCCCGCGTTTTTTTCCGGCTTCTACAAGCCGCGCAGTGGAATAAAGTGATCCGCTTCTGGATAAAATGGCAATTTTCATGGTGGCGCTAACTACGAATGAACGCGAATTTACGAAATAGGGGAACGAAGTGCGAATCCCGAACTTGTTCGGGACGAAAATGCGAAGTGCGAATTTACGGATTACGAATGATCACGAATCTTCTGAGAATAAATGAATATCTGACACATCAACAAGAAATCTTTTTTTCAGAAGCCGTCTCCCTATAAGGACCGGGTATTTCATATTCTTGCGATCGGTGAGTGAAACAATACTGCGGATCGTTTTTTTTCCGATGCGTATGCGTGTGCGGATGATGTAACGCATTTCTTCTTCGCCGAATGAACTGCGGATGAGTTTCTGTTCGAATTTTTCAAAACGATGCTCCGTGTTTTTGTATTCGGGATGCGATTCATCGAGCAATCGAAAAAAAAGAATTCCATTCTCGACGCGCACGTGATGGCAATGCAGCGCAGTCGTATTCGCGCCGGTGTCGATCTTCGCAACAAGCCGGAATAATCCGAGATCGGGAAAGTCGATGAATTCCCTGCGGCCGATGAGTTTTTTTTCTTTGAGTTTTTCTGCCATTAATAAATTACCGAATAAATAAAGAGTAATTCAAGGAAAAAATTAATGAATAATAATAATCCTGTCTCTCTGAATAATCGTTTCGTTTGTCCGGATCATGTAAAGTTAATGCTGAATAATGATTTTGGATTCATAGATTATTTTTTCTTCTGAAATAATTTGAATAAAATATATTCCATCACTCCACTGTGAGGTTTCAATTTCTTCATTATTATTTTCAATCATCTTTTTTTCAATCAACTGTCCCGTTTCAGAATAAATTTCAATTCGTCTGTTTTCATTAAACTGAAAATCATTTGGGAAAAAGATGTGAAAATTATTCGATGCCGGGTTTGGGTAAACAGAAAAATGAAATGGTGAAGAAATAATATTTTGAATTCCCAAAGGAACATTACCAAGACTATCCGTTTTGACTAGATAAACATCGTAACCGGATACGGCGTATTGATCGGTTTCGCCTACGAGAATAAAACCCTGATCGTTGGTTGTATTTAAATAGAATCCATATTGATTTCCAGAAACGCCATATGTTTGGGACCACAATGAATCTCCTAGATCATTTGTTCTAATTAATAATGTATGCCCTTCAAAAGTAAAAGGATCTTGTGTATTTCCGAATAAAACGTAACCACCACTTGTGCATCGCTGGATTGTACACAATGAATTTCCTCTATTATCACCGTAAGTTTTCTGCCATTGAAAATTGCCATTTTTATCAAGTTTGTACAGGTAACAGTCGTTCATTATAGTATCGCCATAACTACTGGTAACTCCCACAACAAAAATGCTGCTATCCGGATTTTCGATTAGACTCATTCCATAATCTGATCGACTTCCTCCTGTTCGCTTTGTCCATACGGAGTCGCCAACGCTATTGGTTTTAATAACATAGCAATCGAAATTCCCAAACGTGGCGGTGTCTTCATAAAACCCACTGATTAAAAATCCCCCATCGGTTGATTGAACTATGCTTCGTCCCTCATCAGCCCCCCCCCCACCGTAAGCTTTCAGCCATTGAACATTTCCGACACTATCACATTTTACAATTAATGCATCATAACTTCCAGAACCAATAGCGGAAGTATGACCTGTAATAACGCAACCACTATCAGCAGTTAATGAGAAGCCATAAGGAAGGTTCGCACCAACACCTGCAGTTATAGTTTTTGTCCAGATGGTATCGCCAAGTGAAGTTGTTTTCAATAACCAGATCTTACTGTTGGTCGTTGAAATAAGATCCTTGATTGCGACAATAAGAAAATCTCCATTTGGCAGTTCTGCAGCAGCCACTCCGCCGTCCGGATTTGTCCCCCCATATTTTTTCACCCATTGCACATTTCCAGCCGAATCTACTTTCATGAGCAGCACATCCATATCGGCAGGAGAAGAGTTCGCTCCGCCTGTTACGAGGTAACCACCATCGGAAGTTTGAATGACGTGGTTGCCGTAGTTCGCGCCAAGCGTATCATAGTAGCGCTCCCATTCAATTGGCGCCTGCGCAAGAATGCGCGCACACAAGGCAAGGAATGAGAAAATAAAGGCAAGAGTTTTTTTCTTAAACACAGAAATGAATATTATTGCAAGTGAAATTTACAAAAACAAAATGAAAAGGACAAAAATGGGAGCAATAAAAAAAGTCCGGCAACAAAGCCGGACCCTTACACAAGTTTACCTTTTTATTTTTTACTTCCAACAGGAGAAATATCCAGTTGCCCGATGGCCATTAACTGGCGCATGGTTTTGTCCATTCCCTCTGTAGATCCGTCAAGGAAAATTACATTGCCTTCACCGTGTTCCGCAAAATTTTTCACGGCTTCTGTCCACATGCTGAAAAGAATAAGTGACGCATCAAGATTTGCATCCGTCATCATCTTGGCAGCTTGCGACATTCCTTTTGCAACTTCTTCGCGGAATAATGCAACACCTTGTCCGCGCAACTGTGCTGCATCTTTTTCTGCCTGTGCCTGAATTTTAATTGAATTACCTTCTGCTTCGGCAGCTTTTGTTTTTGTGATCAGCAACGCCTGTCCTTCATTTTCTGCAGCCGCTTTCGAATTATTAGCTGCAACTACTTTTGCCATTGAACGCATTACCTCTTCATCAAAAGTAATGTCATTTAATTGCAGATCGATGAGGTGATAGCCCCATCCTTCGAGTGTCTGGTCGAGTTGTTCTTTTACCGCTTCCACTATATCGCGGCGAAGTGAAAGAACTTCCGATTGTTTTTTTGTTGCAACAAAAGCGCGGACAGATCCTTCAATGGAACGCACGAGCGCCTGCATGAGATTCTGATCGTTCACGAATTTAAATGCAACATTCTGAATTGTTTTTTCATCCTGGTTCACCACGGCGTAAAGCAACATCGCGGTGAAATTCACATTCGCCTGGTCGATGGTCACGGCCTGGAATCCGAGTTCGGCCGAACGGTTCTGAATGGAAATGCGTTTATAAATACGCTCGATGAAAGGAATTTTGAAATTCAATCCGGGCCGCAGCACGCGATTGTATTTTCCGAATACTGTGGTCACACCAACAGTTCCCTGGTTGATGGAGACAAATGAAAGAATGATAACGAGGAATAAAAATATTCCGAGCAGGATGTAGGGTAGTGCGTCTGGCATGGTTTATAGGTTTTATTTGGGAGAGGAAAGGTAGGAAAGGGGAACGAATTACCAATCGCCCGAATCTACTTATTACGGAACTTACGAAATGAATTTCCCAAACAAGAACAATTACCAATGAAAAAGACTTACATTTAATGGATACCCCATGAGGTACTTCCTCCTTTTTCTGACTGTTTTATTTCTTTTTCCCAGTCACTGCCGCGCGCAGGATACTGCTATGAGTTATTTCCTGAAATTGATCGGGCCGACCGAATATAACAGTCTCGGCGATGTTTCTTTTCCTAATGATTCGCTGGAACTGTCTTTTTTCGGAGAGTATAATGACACACTTGTTTTGACCGAACTGAAATATCCACTGGTGCTTGGCGATGGATCTTCATTACTGTATCACGATTCTATTTTCTCAAATGGAAAAATAAAAACTGCTGTATGGGAATTCCGATTCCGGCTCGCGGTCGACGGGCCTCATTATGTCGGGATAAGAATAAGAAAAAAGAATTCCGGAGACTGGATGATGATCAAATGTTTTTGTGCCCAACCGATAGCTGAGTTCGGAACGAAAGAATCGCCATGGTTGCAGGAATTCGAAAGCGGAAGAACAATTATTCTGAATGAAATAAGTTTTTCGTCTCCGGGAATGCCGATCTCAATGAGGAAAGCAATTGCTATTGCGAAGAAAGAAGGATATTATAAAATGCATTTTGCCTGGCGAGTGGAGGACATCAGGTACAGCGCTGAGTTTCGGACTTGGAATATTACTTCTGATAAAGTACGTGAAACTTTCATGGGACCCTGCCGTCACACGAATGGTTGCACCATCTCACATTATTGCAGCATACGAATCAGTGCGGAGACAGGAAAAGTTCTTGATAAATCTCATGGGCACGGGAAAACCAAAAATTATGAATAACGATATTCGTATTCAAGCTTCTACTTCGGATCAGGCCACTTATTAATATCGTTCGCATATTTCGCGTCGTCACTCTTGATGCCTTTCTTCCCCGTGTCACGAATAGCCCAGCCAATCTCCGGTTGCAGCGCTCCTGTTGCTCGGTCAATTTTCATTCCCATGAAGCCTGCAATGAACTGCATCTGGTAAGTGGTATCAACTCCGTTGTCGTCATAGAGCCAATAAAAATCGGCAGAGGCAAATCCTTTCGGGAAAATTTTAGGATCTTCTACCGGGTCCATCAAATTATTTCTCCTGGTAAATTTTCCCTGTCCATCCTGCTGGTAAGGAAAAAATTTAAGCATCCATCCGGAGATGAGATCGATCTGGTACGTGACAGCGCCTCCACCGCAACCACCCGAACTTTTCAGGCGATATTCTATGTTGTATATTTTCGACCAGAAATCTTTATCTACTTCTCCTCTCGATGCATCTACAAATTCATTGAGAATAGGAGCAATTGAATCGGTCCACCATTTAAAATCATATTTTCCGAGAGAAAGTGTTTTTGTGCGCAGCTTTTCCCAGTCGGCAGTTGTTCCTTCGAGGGTAATTTTGGGAATACCGCAACCAATGGAAGTGTAAACTGCATAAACAAAATAACTGCTCATAGCATCCATCAGTGTAATTTCACAAGCGGCTTTTGCCGTGGGGGTTGTTGTAGAAAAATCAGCAAGCGTATTATTCAGAAGTTCCTGCCCTGTATTTTCGCCGATCTGTTTTGTGAATTGAGGAAAAATAGAATCCCATTGATTGTCGGGGTTTCCTTTGCGCAGATCATCATCTTCCACTTTCAGAACTTTTTTCCCGTCGAAATCCACGAAGTAATGGCGAAGACTTTCTGAATTCTGATCTACGTGAATTGCAAATTCCTGTGTGATGAGCAGCCAAATCATATCGGGAGAAAGTGTGAGAGGCCGATGATCATAATACGCTTCGCGCACGGTTGCGACGAATGGATTGTAGTTATAATAAACAAGCGAATCCACGCCTTTGTTCCATGCTTCCACTCCGGGACCGCACATTTTATCCACTACATTTTTATAACAGATGTTTGAAACCTGCAGCGGTTTTTGCTGCAGATCACATACATCGAAAGTGACGGATTTTTTTGCCGTCGTTTGTGCGAAAGAAAAACTGCCGAGGAAAAGGGCGGTGAAGAGAAGATGTTTTTTCAAGTGCGTGCGTTTTGGGTTATGAATGAAGACGCAAAATGGAGGGCGTTTCCATAAGCACTGCAAAAATCATTCCCGTGTTTACCTTTACAACTATGCGCAAAGCAGATTACATCATCGTCGGGCAGGGAATTTGTGGAAGTGTGCTTGCATTGATACTCATGAAGCGCGGGAGAAGCGTGGTGGTCATTGACCAGCCGGAACTTTCTTCCAGTTCAAAAATTGCAGCGGGAGTTTTCAATCCTTTCAATTTCCGGCAGATGATGAATAACTGGCGCGCGCACGAGATGCATGCTGCTGTGAAAGAAATTTATTCTTATGCAGAAAATAGTTCGGGGAAGAAAATTCTTACTGAAAGAAGATTGCTGAAAATATTTACCAGCGCCGATGAACGGAAATTGTGGGAACGCGCCTGCATTGAAAAACAAAATCTTTTTGCGGATGAAAATATCATTGACGAAAAAATTTCAGAAAAAATAAATGCCCCGTTCGGGATAGGGCTTGTGCAGGGTGCAGGAAATGTCGATTGCGGGATGCTGCTGTACGTGGTGAATGAAAAACTGAAAACTGAAAATAATCTGCTGGAAGAAAAGTTTGAAGAAGAGAAAGTGATGTTCGGAAATGATGATGTTGTTTACGACAACAGGATAGCGGCAAAAAAAATCATTTTATGCAACGGGCATTTTATTTCGCAAAGCAAATGGTTCCGCGGAATTCCATTCAAACAATCGAAAGGACAACTGCTGCACGTGCATATTCCCGGGTTTTCAACCGACGATATTTTCAGCCGCGGATGTTCACTCCTTCCATTGGGGAATGAACTTTTTATTCTCGGATCTACATTTGATAATGATGCGGTGAATGAAACGTCAACTGAAAACGCGATCGAAGAATTGATCAGCAAAGCAAAAAAATTCATCAGCGCAGAAATAAAAGTGGTGAGCCGGTATGCAGGAATTCGCCCCGCTATGCAGGATCGCCGGCCTGTCATTGGCATTCATACGGAAATTTCTCAACTGGGAATTCTCAATGGAATGGGAAGCAAAGCGGTTTTTCTTGCGCCGTGGCTGAGTGAACAATTGGTTTTGCAAATGGAAGAAGGAAAAGAATTGCCGGTGGAGGTGAGCGTGGGGAGATTTTTGTGAGGAAGAAAATCACGCCAATCAATGATCAGAAAGAGGGGCTCAGTTTTCGTCTTCTAAATATAAGTTACCCAATTTTATTTTTTCCTTTACCAACTTAGTGGTGGGACGCACCTGCGCAGGGGGACTTTTTTCGTCAAGTAATCCAATAATAATTAATGCGGGTACAGGAGCAAAAAAAGCAAAAAGACTCCAGAATCTGGAATTTCTTTTTTGTCGTTTCGCAATGTTTGATACCCATTTACAGTTAACCAGCAGGAGCACAAATAAAACCACCCAGGTAAACCAATTTATACTTTCAAGATCATACTCACTTTGGGGCAAACGCGCCATGACGGCGACAAAAATTATCATAAATCCAACTACCGTTGGAAGTTCATTCTTATTGCTTTTCATCTCTTAGGGGATTGGTCAGTTACTTTGTAAATTTTTTATTCTCATTCCACCACAAACTTTTCTCTCGCCACAATTTCTCCCGTATCATTTTTCAAAGCAAGAAAATAAATTCCACCCGCAAGTTCAGAAACAGAAATAATTTTTGTCCTTCCGGCAAAATGATCGGAAGAAATAAATTTTCCATCTGCTGAATAAATTTCTGCTGTTCCAGAAAAGTATTTTTCTCCCAATGAAATATTCAAAATATCAGCAGCCGGATCCGGAAAAACAGAAACAGCTATCAGTTGTGAAATAATATTTGCTGAAGTAGTAATGCCCGTGTAAAACACTACTGTTGTTCCTCCGTTATTCGGAATGCCAATGGAATCTCCGGCTGCATTTATGCCAATGTCCGCCGGGCTGTTGAGCCCGCTCATCACCACGGTCGGTGAAGTGAAAGTTGGCGTGAACCGATTGAGAGAATTATTTCCCCACGATGTAACGTACCAGTAACCGGCCATATCTTTTGTTACGCCATCACAATTACTCAGCGTAGTAGTCGTGAGCGTTGAAATGGTAGAATCAGCAAGCGACATTGCCTGTATGGGCGCATTCGTTCCCCACGTTACAAATACGCAGCGGTTATTCGCACCGTCGTAATAAATTCCATTGGGAGTTTTCGTAGTGCTGGCCATGATGTTGTAGGAATTCGCTGCGGGATTTATCCTGTAAATTTTTTTTGCAGTGAAATCTGTTGCGAATAAATAATTGCTTCCGTCAGTGGTCAAGCCGTTCAGGAAAGTTGCGCCGCAATTGATATTGAAAGTATTCGCTCCATTCGAGAGCGCATATCCGCGCAGGTAAGCGCCATCGCACACGTACGCGGTGCTGCCCATGATCTCGATCCCGTGCGGGCCCGTTGTGAGCGCGGGAGAAGAATAGAACGGAAGCGTA
Encoded proteins:
- a CDS encoding succinylglutamate desuccinylase/aspartoacylase family protein: MGKPFTIQGQTISAGEHAQVVLNIYKLPTHTLIEIPVFVFNGKEPGPTVLFLAGMHGDEINGIEVVRQLIKRKDVQKPKRGCIVAIPVINIISFIAGTRDLPDGRDLNRCFPGSKSGSLGSRIAHDLMQSIIPQIDFGFDFHTGGAKISNYPQIRCVFDDKKNLELGKIFAPLMVLNAPFRENTLRLAASKLGKQILVFEGGESHRFDYDSVKEGMDGCVRVLNHYKMIKANVPQKKTVFLKKTTWLRAKSSGLFHTTKKYGVAVRKGELLGMICDPYGEVEHELHATQNGFVVGVNNQPVVNAGDALIHIGVE
- the rimK gene encoding 30S ribosomal protein S6--L-glutamate ligase; protein product: MKIAILSRSGSLYSTARLVEAGKKRGHEMLVIDHQKCVLVIESSRPHVYYQGKELTGIDAIIPRIGASVTFYGAAVVRQFEQMHVFSTVESQALVRSRDKLRSLQLLARAGVGMPKTAFASSPKDIDSVISLVGGAPVVIKLLEGTQGIGVILAETHNSAKSVIEAFLDVEVNILVQEFIKEAKGADIRAFIVDGQIVGAMRRQGAEGDFRSNLHRGGTASLLQLSPEEKATAIKAVKKLGLAIAGVDMLQGARGPLVMEVNSSPGLEGIEGATGEDIAGKIIEYIERNEFHAQV
- a CDS encoding ATP-dependent zinc protease, with amino-acid sequence MAEKLKEKKLIGRREFIDFPDLGLFRLVAKIDTGANTTALHCHHVRVENGILFFRLLDESHPEYKNTEHRFEKFEQKLIRSSFGEEEMRYIIRTRIRIGKKTIRSIVSLTDRKNMKYPVLIGRRLLKKRFLVDVSDIHLFSEDS
- a CDS encoding T9SS type A sorting domain-containing protein, with the translated sequence MFKKKTLAFIFSFLALCARILAQAPIEWERYYDTLGANYGNHVIQTSDGGYLVTGGANSSPADMDVLLMKVDSAGNVQWVKKYGGTNPDGGVAAAELPNGDFLIVAIKDLISTTNSKIWLLKTTSLGDTIWTKTITAGVGANLPYGFSLTADSGCVITGHTSAIGSGSYDALIVKCDSVGNVQWLKAYGGGGADEGRSIVQSTDGGFLISGFYEDTATFGNFDCYVIKTNSVGDSVWTKRTGGSRSDYGMSLIENPDSSIFVVGVTSSYGDTIMNDCYLYKLDKNGNFQWQKTYGDNRGNSLCTIQRCTSGGYVLFGNTQDPFTFEGHTLLIRTNDLGDSLWSQTYGVSGNQYGFYLNTTNDQGFILVGETDQYAVSGYDVYLVKTDSLGNVPLGIQNIISSPFHFSVYPNPASNNFHIFFPNDFQFNENRRIEIYSETGQLIEKKMIENNNEEIETSQWSDGIYFIQIISEEKIIYESKIIIQH
- a CDS encoding SPFH domain-containing protein; its protein translation is MPDALPYILLGIFLFLVIILSFVSINQGTVGVTTVFGKYNRVLRPGLNFKIPFIERIYKRISIQNRSAELGFQAVTIDQANVNFTAMLLYAVVNQDEKTIQNVAFKFVNDQNLMQALVRSIEGSVRAFVATKKQSEVLSLRRDIVEAVKEQLDQTLEGWGYHLIDLQLNDITFDEEVMRSMAKVVAANNSKAAAENEGQALLITKTKAAEAEGNSIKIQAQAEKDAAQLRGQGVALFREEVAKGMSQAAKMMTDANLDASLILFSMWTEAVKNFAEHGEGNVIFLDGSTEGMDKTMRQLMAIGQLDISPVGSKK
- a CDS encoding DUF4419 domain-containing protein; amino-acid sequence: MKKHLLFTALFLGSFSFAQTTAKKSVTFDVCDLQQKPLQVSNICYKNVVDKMCGPGVEAWNKGVDSLVYYNYNPFVATVREAYYDHRPLTLSPDMIWLLITQEFAIHVDQNSESLRHYFVDFDGKKVLKVEDDDLRKGNPDNQWDSIFPQFTKQIGENTGQELLNNTLADFSTTTPTAKAACEITLMDAMSSYFVYAVYTSIGCGIPKITLEGTTADWEKLRTKTLSLGKYDFKWWTDSIAPILNEFVDASRGEVDKDFWSKIYNIEYRLKSSGGCGGGAVTYQIDLISGWMLKFFPYQQDGQGKFTRRNNLMDPVEDPKIFPKGFASADFYWLYDDNGVDTTYQMQFIAGFMGMKIDRATGALQPEIGWAIRDTGKKGIKSDDAKYANDINKWPDPK
- a CDS encoding FAD-dependent oxidoreductase, producing MFTFTTMRKADYIIVGQGICGSVLALILMKRGRSVVVIDQPELSSSSKIAAGVFNPFNFRQMMNNWRAHEMHAAVKEIYSYAENSSGKKILTERRLLKIFTSADERKLWERACIEKQNLFADENIIDEKISEKINAPFGIGLVQGAGNVDCGMLLYVVNEKLKTENNLLEEKFEEEKVMFGNDDVVYDNRIAAKKIILCNGHFISQSKWFRGIPFKQSKGQLLHVHIPGFSTDDIFSRGCSLLPLGNELFILGSTFDNDAVNETSTENAIEELISKAKKFISAEIKVVSRYAGIRPAMQDRRPVIGIHTEISQLGILNGMGSKAVFLAPWLSEQLVLQMEEGKELPVEVSVGRFL
- a CDS encoding T9SS type A sorting domain-containing protein; this encodes MKKLLLSSAFLFSLALHSQTFSGPESVEPDAVYHRWIVGNNNLGTIVSDYPASATTLPFYSSPALTTGPHGIEIMGSTAYVCDGAYLRGYALSNGANTFNINCGATFLNGLTTDGSNYLFATDFTAKKIYRINPAANSYNIMASTTKTPNGIYYDGANNRCVFVTWGTNAPIQAMSLADSTISTLTTTTLSNCDGVTKDMAGYWYVTSWGNNSLNRFTPTFTSPTVVMSGLNSPADIGINAAGDSIGIPNNGGTTVVFYTGITTSANIISQLIAVSVFPDPAADILNISLGEKYFSGTAEIYSADGKFISSDHFAGRTKIISVSELAGGIYFLALKNDTGEIVAREKFVVE